A single Pseudodesulfovibrio aespoeensis Aspo-2 DNA region contains:
- the lysA gene encoding diaminopimelate decarboxylase, which translates to MHHFEYRDGALFAEEVPVTALAGQYGTPLYVYSAATLTRHFQAFDSAFDGLDHLTCYSVKANSNLSVLKLLAGLGAGMDIVSGGELYRALKAGVSPDKIVYSGVGKRPSEIREALDAGILMFNIESVAELLKINEVAGEAGKVAKVSFRINPDVDPQTHPYISTGMKKNKFGLDIENSLEAYRMCADLANIEPIGMDCHIGSQLTSIAPFMEALDKLLDFYGRLKDMGIGIKYLDLGGGLGITYDEEEPPHPTEFGQALKEKLTGVPLKVILEPGRVIAGNAGILVTEVVYTKSNPSRNFLIVDAAMNDLVRPSLYGSYHRIAEVTPKERDSLTYDVVGPICESGDFLARERALPAVNQGELLAVFSAGAYGFTMSSNYNSRPRACELLVDGDTVTVARKRETYEDLIDKEL; encoded by the coding sequence ATGCATCATTTCGAGTATCGTGACGGCGCCCTCTTTGCCGAAGAGGTTCCGGTCACGGCCCTGGCCGGGCAATACGGCACCCCGCTTTACGTCTACTCCGCCGCCACCCTCACCCGGCATTTCCAGGCCTTCGACTCCGCCTTTGACGGGCTGGACCATCTGACATGCTACTCGGTCAAGGCCAACTCCAACCTCTCGGTGCTCAAGCTCCTGGCCGGGTTGGGTGCGGGCATGGACATCGTCTCGGGCGGCGAGCTCTATCGCGCGCTCAAGGCGGGCGTGTCGCCGGACAAAATCGTCTACTCCGGCGTGGGCAAGCGGCCCTCCGAGATCCGCGAGGCGCTCGATGCCGGGATTCTCATGTTCAACATCGAGTCCGTGGCCGAGCTGCTCAAGATCAACGAAGTGGCGGGCGAAGCGGGCAAGGTGGCGAAGGTCAGCTTCCGCATCAATCCCGATGTGGACCCGCAGACCCATCCCTACATTTCCACCGGCATGAAGAAGAACAAATTCGGCCTGGATATCGAGAACTCCCTTGAGGCCTACCGGATGTGCGCGGACCTTGCCAACATCGAGCCCATCGGCATGGACTGCCACATCGGCTCGCAGCTCACCAGCATCGCCCCGTTCATGGAGGCGCTGGACAAGCTGCTCGATTTTTACGGCAGGCTCAAGGACATGGGCATCGGCATCAAGTACCTCGACCTGGGCGGCGGGCTCGGCATCACCTATGACGAGGAGGAGCCGCCCCACCCCACCGAGTTCGGGCAGGCCCTCAAGGAGAAGCTCACGGGCGTTCCCCTCAAGGTCATCCTCGAACCGGGCCGGGTCATCGCTGGCAACGCGGGCATCCTGGTCACCGAGGTGGTCTACACCAAGTCCAACCCGTCCCGGAATTTCCTCATCGTGGATGCGGCCATGAACGATCTGGTGCGCCCCAGCCTCTACGGCTCCTACCACCGCATCGCCGAGGTCACGCCCAAGGAGCGCGACTCCCTGACCTATGACGTGGTCGGCCCCATCTGCGAATCCGGCGACTTCCTGGCCCGCGAGCGCGCCCTGCCCGCCGTGAACCAGGGGGAACTGCTGGCGGTCTTCTCTGCCGGAGCCTACGGCTTCACCATGTCGTCCAACTACAACTCGCGCCCCAGGGCCTGCGAGCTGCTGGTGGATGGTGACACGGTGACCGTGGCCCGAAAGCGCGAGACCTACGAAGACCTGATCGACAAGGAACTCTAG
- the mutS gene encoding DNA mismatch repair protein MutS, translating into MTNPAGVVEKQKLTPMLEQYLRFKEENPGCLLFFRMGDFFELFFEDAQTVARAVQITLTSRNPKDDNPIPMCGVPHHAVEPYLTQLLDKGYRIAICDQIEDPKEAKGLVKRAVTRVLTPGTVVEDSNLKSKENNYLGVMFWDSDRNAGGVAWVDFSTGQWSGLHSRREPELWQWIVKIGPRELLLPQGRKVPPQYAELEAQVTGVPPASYFDPAMAARRIAEVQGTASLDSLDLGDKPELVRACGALLTYLEHTQKCPLTHLGEFRPLNLGKHLLLDEVTERNLEIFRRLDGRPGKGTLWRVLDRTMTPMGGRLLEARLRQPWRDIVPIEKTQDCVVFLHDRDQLRADLRQALDGVHDLERLSTRVVLGRATPRDFVALRQSLPMLPKVRALLAGLDLDTAPDVKRLLLKWDDMEDLAGLLESSFVDSPPPLITDGGLFRKGFDPRLDELIELNEHGEDKLRTLHQQELDASSIPKLKLGYNKVFGYYFEVSKAYKGQVPDHFIRRQTLVGSERYITPALKEMEERIISASDERKALEHSLFLTLREQVASARSRFLFMADAVAALDYWQGLAEAARINEWHRPELHDGLDIDIEAGRHPVVEDAMGRATYIPNDLRMDRDKRILLITGPNMAGKSTVLRQVAIFVIMAQIGSFVPARRARLGLADRVFSRVGASDNLAQGHSTFMVEMTETARILRQATQRSLVILDEIGRGTSTYDGLSLAWAVVEELATRARGGIRTLFATHYHELTGLEGKIEGLRNLNIAVKEWKGDIVFLRRLVPGPADRSYGIEVAKLAGVPKPVVDRAREILANLEEKSQDTRSRGAVERASQKLLPGFALVPPCPQETCGDAACPAPGAPVPEHPVITRLTALDVDGMTPIEALMLLNQWKGMIKQ; encoded by the coding sequence ATAACCAACCCTGCCGGTGTCGTGGAAAAGCAGAAACTGACCCCCATGCTGGAACAATACCTCCGCTTCAAGGAGGAGAATCCCGGTTGCCTGCTGTTCTTCCGCATGGGCGACTTCTTCGAGCTGTTCTTCGAGGATGCCCAGACCGTGGCCAGGGCCGTGCAGATCACGCTGACCAGCCGCAATCCCAAGGATGACAACCCCATCCCCATGTGCGGGGTGCCGCACCACGCTGTCGAGCCCTACCTGACCCAGTTGCTCGACAAGGGATACCGCATCGCCATCTGCGACCAGATCGAAGACCCCAAGGAGGCCAAGGGGCTGGTCAAGCGGGCCGTCACCCGCGTGCTCACTCCCGGCACCGTGGTCGAAGATTCAAACCTCAAATCCAAGGAAAACAATTACCTTGGTGTGATGTTCTGGGACTCGGACAGGAACGCGGGCGGCGTCGCCTGGGTCGATTTCTCCACCGGGCAGTGGTCCGGCCTGCACAGCCGCCGCGAGCCGGAGCTGTGGCAATGGATCGTCAAGATCGGCCCGCGCGAGCTGCTCCTGCCCCAAGGGCGCAAGGTGCCGCCCCAGTATGCCGAGCTGGAGGCGCAGGTCACGGGCGTGCCGCCCGCCTCCTATTTCGATCCGGCCATGGCGGCCCGGCGCATTGCCGAGGTGCAGGGGACGGCCAGTCTCGACAGCCTTGACCTGGGTGACAAGCCGGAGCTGGTGCGCGCCTGCGGCGCGCTGCTGACCTACCTTGAGCACACCCAGAAATGCCCCCTCACCCACCTGGGCGAATTCAGGCCGCTCAACCTGGGCAAACACCTGCTCCTGGACGAGGTGACAGAGCGCAATCTCGAAATTTTCCGCCGCCTTGACGGCAGGCCGGGCAAGGGCACCCTGTGGCGCGTCCTGGACCGGACCATGACCCCCATGGGGGGACGCCTGCTGGAGGCCCGCCTGCGCCAGCCCTGGCGCGACATTGTTCCCATCGAAAAGACCCAGGATTGCGTGGTCTTTCTCCACGACCGCGACCAGCTCAGGGCCGACCTGCGCCAGGCGCTCGACGGGGTGCACGACCTTGAGCGGCTCTCCACCCGCGTGGTCCTGGGCCGGGCCACGCCCAGGGATTTCGTGGCCCTGCGCCAGAGCCTGCCCATGCTGCCCAAGGTCCGCGCCCTGCTCGCCGGGCTTGACCTTGACACCGCGCCCGACGTGAAACGGCTGCTCCTGAAATGGGACGACATGGAGGACTTGGCCGGACTGCTCGAATCCTCCTTCGTGGACTCCCCGCCTCCCCTGATCACGGACGGCGGCCTGTTCCGCAAGGGGTTCGACCCTCGGCTAGACGAACTGATCGAGCTCAACGAGCACGGCGAGGACAAGCTGCGGACCCTGCACCAGCAGGAGTTGGACGCAAGCAGCATCCCCAAGCTGAAACTCGGCTACAACAAGGTCTTTGGCTATTATTTCGAGGTTTCCAAGGCGTACAAGGGACAGGTGCCCGACCATTTCATCCGCCGCCAGACCCTGGTGGGCAGCGAGCGCTACATCACCCCGGCCCTCAAGGAAATGGAAGAGCGGATCATCTCTGCCTCTGACGAGCGCAAGGCCCTGGAACACAGCCTTTTTCTGACCCTGCGCGAACAGGTGGCCAGCGCCCGGAGCCGGTTCCTGTTCATGGCCGACGCCGTGGCCGCCCTGGACTACTGGCAGGGGCTGGCCGAGGCCGCCCGGATCAACGAGTGGCACCGGCCAGAGCTGCACGACGGCCTGGACATCGACATCGAGGCGGGCCGGCACCCGGTGGTCGAGGATGCCATGGGCCGGGCCACTTACATCCCGAACGACCTGCGGATGGACAGGGACAAGCGCATCCTGCTCATCACCGGCCCGAACATGGCGGGCAAGTCCACGGTGCTCAGACAGGTAGCCATCTTCGTGATCATGGCCCAGATCGGCTCCTTTGTCCCGGCCCGCCGGGCGCGCCTCGGGCTGGCGGACCGCGTCTTTTCGCGGGTGGGAGCCTCGGACAATCTGGCCCAGGGCCACTCCACCTTCATGGTCGAGATGACCGAGACCGCCCGCATCCTGCGTCAGGCCACCCAGCGCAGTCTGGTCATCCTCGACGAGATAGGCCGGGGCACCAGCACCTATGACGGCCTTTCCCTGGCCTGGGCCGTGGTCGAGGAGCTTGCCACCCGCGCCAGGGGCGGCATCCGCACCCTGTTCGCCACCCACTACCACGAGCTGACCGGCCTAGAGGGAAAGATCGAGGGGTTGAGAAACCTCAATATCGCGGTCAAGGAATGGAAGGGGGACATTGTCTTTCTGCGCAGGCTCGTGCCCGGCCCGGCAGACCGCAGCTACGGCATCGAGGTGGCCAAGCTGGCCGGGGTGCCCAAACCGGTCGTGGATCGTGCGCGGGAAATCCTTGCGAACCTCGAAGAAAAATCGCAGGATACCCGTTCCAGGGGTGCGGTTGAACGCGCCTCGCAGAAGCTGCTGCCCGGATTCGCCCTGGTTCCCCCGTGCCCGCAGGAAACGTGTGGGGATGCGGCGTGTCCGGCCCCCGGCGCACCGGTGCCGGAGCATCCCGTCATCACCCGGTTGACGGCCCTTGACGTGGACGGCATGACGCCCATAGAGGCATTGATGCTCCTCAACCAGTGGAAAGGCATGATCAAGCAATGA
- a CDS encoding tetratricopeptide repeat protein: MAWNPFNRKKPSDFNQKLKAAREVTGGEAFLVQDTRAAIEELSQVVKNDPEAVEIYLALGSLYRSQGEIERAIHIRNSLIVRPGLAREFKARALFELGRDFRRGGFLDRAAQAFEDARAQGQDAVAIQHEMARLAAERGAFEKAAEAFGQLNLPLPQAHYLVRLAMDYFKEGKESQANRSLRHAIRAYPGAVEAWLEQMVQAYKSGSERRVADILREALDNVASDLRFVLLEGLLQALIKAERPMDTPPDENAEWAGVCSDRAVVTAVVPVIESQEPDVLLLYYGGVYLLRIGDIENAKSWFEKTLVMQSDFWLARLELFEQSRMDQTLTPFFMEQLNFFIDRARMVRRFFCRRCGLKRDHLFYNCPRCRSWHSIGFRKDFSQ, encoded by the coding sequence ATGGCCTGGAATCCGTTCAACCGCAAGAAGCCCTCTGACTTCAACCAGAAGCTCAAGGCTGCGCGTGAAGTGACTGGCGGGGAAGCCTTCCTCGTCCAGGACACCCGTGCGGCCATCGAGGAGTTGAGTCAGGTCGTCAAGAACGACCCGGAGGCGGTTGAAATCTATCTCGCGCTGGGCAGCCTCTACCGCTCCCAGGGCGAGATCGAGCGCGCCATCCATATCCGCAACAGCCTCATCGTCAGGCCCGGCCTTGCCCGCGAGTTCAAGGCCCGCGCCCTGTTCGAGCTTGGCCGCGATTTCCGGCGCGGCGGTTTTCTGGACCGGGCCGCACAGGCGTTCGAGGATGCCCGTGCCCAGGGGCAGGATGCGGTCGCCATCCAGCACGAGATGGCCCGTCTGGCAGCGGAACGCGGGGCGTTCGAAAAAGCCGCCGAGGCTTTTGGGCAGCTCAATCTGCCCCTGCCGCAGGCGCACTATCTTGTCCGCCTTGCCATGGATTATTTCAAGGAAGGCAAGGAATCCCAGGCCAATCGATCACTCCGGCACGCCATCCGCGCCTATCCCGGCGCGGTCGAGGCGTGGCTTGAGCAGATGGTCCAGGCCTACAAGTCCGGCAGCGAGCGGCGCGTGGCCGACATCCTGCGCGAGGCCCTGGACAACGTGGCTTCGGACCTGCGCTTTGTCCTGCTCGAAGGGTTGCTCCAGGCCCTGATCAAGGCGGAGCGGCCCATGGACACGCCGCCCGACGAGAACGCCGAGTGGGCCGGGGTCTGCTCGGACCGGGCCGTGGTCACTGCCGTGGTGCCGGTCATCGAGTCGCAGGAGCCGGACGTGCTGCTGCTCTACTACGGGGGCGTGTACCTGCTGCGCATCGGCGACATCGAGAACGCCAAGAGCTGGTTTGAGAAGACCCTGGTCATGCAGTCCGATTTCTGGCTGGCCCGCCTTGAGCTTTTCGAGCAGTCGCGCATGGATCAGACCCTGACTCCGTTCTTCATGGAACAGTTGAACTTCTTCATCGACCGGGCGCGCATGGTGCGTCGCTTCTTCTGCCGCCGCTGCGGCCTCAAGCGCGACCATCTCTTCTACAACTGCCCCCGCTGCCGCAGCTGGCATTCCATCGGTTTTCGCAAAGATTTCTCGCAATAA
- a CDS encoding RsmE family RNA methyltransferase, which produces MARLNSFHHPAQGWPSAVGETVRFSGAEAHHMLAVLRTAPDQIVRLFDGLGRVGLFKVQKTDRNTALLEAVSLESHPAQDTGVTLAIGWGKSKRRDYLFEKLVELQGLGVAFWSAARSQGQMPDTPKESWRDKCVQAAKQCGNPLLPTITVLPAGLGGLLDFARGFDRCYVAWESDEADRPLTPADLSCGTSLIVIGPEGGLEHDEALALLEGGFVPVTLGQSILRWETAATYCLSLGWFARQGDK; this is translated from the coding sequence ATGGCACGGCTCAATTCATTCCATCATCCGGCACAGGGCTGGCCTTCGGCAGTGGGCGAAACCGTGCGTTTCTCCGGGGCTGAGGCGCACCACATGCTGGCCGTGCTGCGGACCGCGCCCGACCAGATAGTCCGCCTCTTTGACGGCCTGGGCCGCGTCGGCCTGTTCAAGGTCCAAAAGACCGACAGGAACACCGCCCTGCTCGAAGCCGTGAGCCTTGAGAGCCACCCGGCGCAGGACACGGGCGTGACCCTGGCCATCGGCTGGGGAAAGTCCAAGCGGCGTGACTACCTCTTTGAAAAACTGGTGGAGCTTCAAGGTCTTGGCGTGGCCTTCTGGTCTGCCGCCCGCAGCCAGGGGCAGATGCCCGACACGCCCAAGGAGAGCTGGCGCGACAAGTGCGTCCAGGCTGCCAAGCAATGCGGCAATCCGCTCCTTCCGACCATCACGGTCCTGCCCGCCGGGCTGGGGGGTCTGCTCGACTTTGCGCGCGGCTTTGACAGATGCTATGTTGCCTGGGAATCGGACGAGGCCGACAGGCCGCTCACCCCGGCTGATCTTTCCTGTGGCACAAGCCTCATCGTCATTGGTCCCGAAGGCGGGCTTGAGCATGACGAGGCCCTGGCGTTGCTTGAGGGCGGATTCGTCCCGGTGACCCTTGGCCAGAGCATCCTGCGCTGGGAGACCGCTGCAACCTATTGTCTCAGCCTCGGCTGGTTCGCGAGACAAGGCGACAAATGA
- a CDS encoding CgeB family protein has protein sequence MKNLRILVVLPLYGGSLPIGRYVATALKDLGHLVEVFEAPEFNAAYDALKKLRVTTDRLDYLQNSFLNVISQSILAKVETFEPDLVLAMAQAPLNHQALKRLRRDGVTTAMWFVEDHRLFTYWKSFAPFYDIFAVIQKEPFLSDLKGIGQPNGLYLPLAALPGFHHPMELTPMERRKFGSDISFMGAGYPNRRVAFRELVSRDFKLWGTDWDGDHVLEPLVQMQGARVSPEECVKIFNATRINLNLHSSIQAEELVTLGDFVNPRTFELAACGAFQLVDQRTLLEEAFADDELATFTSMAELLEKIDYYLERPEECQAIAGRARARALKDHTYHARLETLLDFTARRIPGWPRGREASVLDADFPPELRDELRGLLARLGLSESVPFKDLVWSLRQQQGALSDLDTAILFLDEWQKLYAKRT, from the coding sequence ATGAAGAACCTGCGCATTCTCGTTGTCCTGCCCCTGTACGGCGGCTCCCTGCCCATAGGCCGATACGTGGCCACGGCCCTGAAAGACCTGGGCCACCTCGTTGAGGTCTTCGAGGCCCCGGAGTTCAACGCGGCCTACGACGCGCTCAAGAAGCTGCGGGTGACCACGGACCGGCTCGACTACCTCCAGAACTCCTTTCTCAACGTCATCAGCCAGTCGATCCTGGCCAAGGTGGAGACCTTTGAGCCGGATCTGGTTCTGGCCATGGCCCAGGCGCCGCTCAACCATCAGGCCCTCAAGCGGCTGCGGCGCGACGGCGTGACCACGGCCATGTGGTTTGTGGAGGATCACCGCCTCTTCACCTACTGGAAATCCTTTGCCCCGTTCTACGATATCTTCGCCGTCATCCAGAAGGAGCCTTTCCTGAGCGATCTAAAGGGCATAGGCCAGCCAAACGGGTTGTATCTGCCCCTGGCCGCGCTGCCCGGCTTCCACCACCCCATGGAGCTGACGCCCATGGAACGGCGAAAGTTCGGCTCGGACATCTCCTTCATGGGCGCGGGCTACCCCAACCGGCGCGTTGCCTTCCGCGAGCTGGTCAGCCGCGATTTCAAGCTCTGGGGCACGGACTGGGACGGCGACCATGTCCTTGAACCCCTGGTCCAGATGCAGGGCGCGCGCGTCTCGCCGGAAGAGTGCGTCAAGATATTCAATGCCACGCGCATCAACCTGAACCTGCATTCAAGCATCCAGGCCGAGGAGCTGGTCACCCTGGGCGATTTCGTCAACCCGCGCACCTTCGAGCTGGCGGCCTGCGGCGCGTTCCAACTGGTGGACCAACGCACCCTTCTTGAAGAAGCCTTTGCCGACGACGAGCTGGCGACCTTCACGTCAATGGCTGAACTGCTTGAAAAGATAGACTATTACCTGGAGAGACCCGAGGAGTGCCAAGCCATTGCCGGGCGCGCCAGGGCGCGGGCGCTCAAGGACCACACCTACCATGCGCGTCTGGAGACGCTCCTCGACTTCACTGCCAGGCGCATTCCGGGCTGGCCCAGGGGCAGGGAGGCCAGCGTGCTCGACGCCGATTTCCCGCCTGAATTGCGGGACGAGCTGCGCGGCCTGCTGGCCCGGCTCGGCCTGTCCGAGAGCGTGCCCTTCAAGGATCTGGTCTGGAGCCTGCGCCAACAGCAGGGTGCGCTGTCCGACCTGGACACGGCCATCCTCTTCCTGGACGAATGGCAAAAACTCTACGCCAAACGCACCTGA
- a CDS encoding TIGR00725 family protein yields MAKSHVSVIGSGQCGPNSEGRALYAAAVELGGLLARNGYVVVCGGLGGVMEGACKGAREAGGRTIGILPSSDRTTANAWVEIPIATGLGPMRNMLVVTNGDVIVAVGGGFGTLSEVALARKTGKPVVAIGDMGAIDGVQRARDPEHALSIIKSILERK; encoded by the coding sequence ATGGCAAAAAGCCATGTATCCGTGATAGGATCAGGCCAGTGCGGGCCGAATAGTGAGGGCCGGGCGCTCTACGCAGCCGCTGTCGAGCTGGGAGGCCTGCTGGCCAGGAACGGATATGTCGTGGTCTGCGGCGGCCTGGGCGGGGTCATGGAAGGCGCGTGCAAGGGCGCGCGCGAGGCGGGCGGCAGGACCATTGGCATACTGCCGTCGAGCGACCGGACCACGGCCAACGCCTGGGTGGAAATCCCCATCGCCACCGGGCTTGGCCCCATGCGCAACATGCTGGTGGTGACCAACGGCGACGTGATCGTGGCCGTGGGCGGCGGGTTCGGCACCCTCTCGGAGGTGGCCCTGGCCCGCAAGACAGGCAAGCCGGTGGTGGCCATCGGCGACATGGGCGCGATAGACGGCGTGCAGCGGGCACGGGATCCGGAACACGCCCTGTCGATTATCAAATCAATTCTTGAGCGGAAGTGA
- a CDS encoding HIT family protein, translating to MEVLWAPWRLNYILGPKPDECVFCIPEDQAQDEERCILARGRYCFVIMNKFPYNNGHLMVTPYRHVSSLLDLSLEESNDCMLWLRHSTSVLEQAFHPHGINMGLNLGEAAGAGIAQHMHFQIVPRWNGDASFMAVFGETTVIPEHLSSTYARLRPLFDAITS from the coding sequence ATGGAAGTATTGTGGGCGCCGTGGAGGCTGAACTACATCCTGGGGCCAAAGCCGGACGAATGCGTGTTCTGCATCCCTGAGGACCAGGCGCAGGACGAGGAGCGGTGCATTCTGGCCCGGGGGCGGTACTGTTTCGTGATCATGAACAAATTCCCCTACAACAACGGACATTTGATGGTCACACCCTACCGCCATGTGAGCAGTCTGCTCGACCTCAGCCTGGAAGAGTCCAACGACTGCATGCTCTGGCTTCGCCACAGCACCTCGGTGCTGGAGCAGGCGTTCCACCCCCATGGCATCAACATGGGGCTGAACCTGGGCGAGGCCGCCGGGGCCGGGATCGCCCAACACATGCATTTCCAGATCGTTCCCCGATGGAACGGCGACGCCTCGTTCATGGCCGTGTTCGGCGAAACCACGGTCATTCCGGAGCATCTGAGTTCAACCTATGCCCGGCTTCGGCCTCTGTTTGACGCAATTACATCGTAA
- a CDS encoding replication-associated recombination protein A, with amino-acid sequence MKLEIEESQPLADRIRPKSLDEFVGQGHIRNRIEAFTKSKRLPSLLLFGPPGCGKSTLAMLLARLTGKKSLRLSAPEAGLTALRKQLPGHDILILDELHRFSKAQQDFFLPILESGEITLLATTTENPSFSVTRQLLSRLHVLRLRTLNREELISVAHRGTEALSLELEEESYALLASMAGGDARTLLNLIEYTAELPKDKRSVEVLRESLPEIVVRGDRDSDSHYELASALIKSIRGSDPDAALYYLACLLESGEDPRFVTRRLIISASEDVGLGDPQALPLALACHQAVEAIGMPEGFIPMAETTVYLALAPKSNATYAAYRTAQKEVRENGPKPVPLHLRNATTSLQREWGYGRGYLYPHNFPKAWADQDYLPNELRGRKFYHPKDQGEEPRLLAWLKQFKRKS; translated from the coding sequence ATGAAACTTGAAATCGAAGAATCACAACCTCTTGCCGACAGGATCAGGCCGAAATCCCTTGATGAGTTTGTGGGGCAGGGGCACATCCGCAACCGCATCGAGGCCTTTACCAAGTCCAAGCGGCTGCCGAGCCTGCTCCTCTTCGGTCCGCCCGGCTGCGGAAAATCCACCCTGGCCATGCTCCTGGCCCGGCTGACGGGCAAGAAGAGCCTGCGTCTCAGCGCGCCCGAGGCCGGACTGACCGCCCTCAGAAAGCAGCTGCCCGGCCACGACATCCTCATCCTCGACGAGTTGCACCGTTTTTCCAAGGCGCAGCAGGATTTCTTTCTGCCCATCCTGGAGTCCGGCGAGATCACCCTGCTCGCCACCACCACCGAAAACCCGTCCTTCAGCGTCACCCGGCAGTTGCTCTCCCGGCTCCATGTGCTCCGGTTGCGCACCCTGAACCGCGAGGAGCTGATCAGCGTGGCCCATCGCGGAACCGAGGCGCTCAGCCTGGAGCTGGAAGAGGAGAGTTACGCCCTGCTCGCTTCCATGGCCGGTGGCGACGCCAGGACATTGCTCAATCTCATCGAATACACCGCCGAACTGCCCAAGGACAAACGTTCGGTTGAGGTGCTGCGCGAATCCCTGCCCGAGATCGTGGTCCGGGGCGACCGCGACAGCGATTCCCACTACGAGCTGGCCTCGGCCCTGATCAAGTCCATCCGGGGCAGCGATCCGGATGCGGCCCTGTACTATCTGGCCTGCCTGCTGGAGAGCGGTGAGGACCCGCGCTTTGTCACCCGCCGCCTGATCATCTCGGCCTCGGAGGATGTCGGCCTGGGCGACCCGCAGGCCCTGCCCCTGGCCCTGGCCTGTCATCAGGCCGTGGAGGCCATCGGCATGCCCGAAGGATTCATCCCCATGGCCGAGACCACCGTGTATCTGGCCCTGGCTCCCAAGAGCAACGCCACCTACGCCGCCTACCGCACGGCCCAGAAAGAGGTCCGCGAGAACGGACCCAAGCCTGTTCCGCTCCACCTGCGCAACGCCACCACCTCGCTGCAACGCGAATGGGGCTATGGCCGGGGTTACCTCTACCCGCACAATTTCCCCAAGGCCTGGGCTGACCAGGACTACCTGCCCAACGAACTGCGCGGGCGCAAATTCTACCATCCCAAGGATCAGGGCGAGGAACCCCGGCTGCTCGCCTGGCTCAAGCAGTTCAAACGCAAATCCTAA
- a CDS encoding lipopolysaccharide assembly protein LapA domain-containing protein encodes MRFIKVLFLLALFVFSILFFSQNNDVLLQGLVLKLEIPYTMTLHSVPLPFAVLIMAAFVAGAILTMIYFALDKFRSGVKLRECKTRMASLEQELNSLRNMPINETRSYNTEEKSEQSN; translated from the coding sequence ATGCGTTTCATCAAAGTTCTGTTTCTCCTGGCTCTTTTTGTCTTTTCCATCCTTTTCTTCAGCCAGAACAACGATGTGTTGCTCCAAGGGCTAGTCCTGAAGCTGGAAATCCCCTACACCATGACGCTGCACTCGGTTCCCCTGCCCTTTGCCGTGTTGATCATGGCCGCCTTTGTGGCAGGGGCCATCCTGACCATGATCTATTTCGCGCTGGACAAGTTCCGCTCCGGCGTCAAGCTCAGGGAATGCAAGACCCGCATGGCCAGCCTGGAACAGGAACTGAACTCCCTGCGCAACATGCCCATCAACGAGACGCGCTCCTACAACACCGAAGAAAAGTCCGAACAGTCCAACTGA